One Obesumbacterium proteus DNA window includes the following coding sequences:
- a CDS encoding NupC/NupG family nucleoside CNT transporter, whose protein sequence is MSPILHFVLALAVVAVLALLVSRDRKSIRVRFIVQLLVVEILLAYFFLNSNIGLGFVKGFSGFFETLLKYAAEGTNFVFGNMSDKGLAFFFLNVLCPIVFISALIGILQHIRVLPVIIRAIGTVLSKINGMGKLESFNAVSSLILGQSENFIAYKDVLGKMSEKRMYTMAATAMSTVSMSIVGAYMTMLDAKFVVAALVLNMFSTFIVLSLINPYSVEGEADIQLKNTHEGQSFFEMLGEYILAGFKVAIIVSAMLIGFIALIAALNGLTEWVFALFHVDGMTFQRLLGYVFYPFAWVMGVPSHEALNVGSIMATKLVSNEFVAMIDLQKIATELSPRSLGILSVFLVSFANFSSIGIVAGAIKGLNEHQGNVVARFGLKLVYGSTLVSILSASIAGLFL, encoded by the coding sequence ATGTCCCCTATTTTGCATTTTGTTTTAGCCCTTGCGGTGGTAGCGGTACTTGCCCTGCTCGTTAGCCGCGATCGCAAAAGCATTCGCGTGCGCTTCATTGTTCAGCTGTTAGTTGTTGAAATCCTGCTGGCTTACTTCTTCCTGAACTCCAACATTGGTTTGGGCTTTGTGAAGGGTTTCTCTGGGTTCTTCGAAACGCTGCTCAAATATGCGGCAGAAGGTACCAACTTCGTCTTCGGTAACATGAGTGACAAAGGTCTGGCCTTCTTCTTCCTGAACGTACTGTGCCCAATCGTCTTTATCTCTGCTTTGATTGGTATTCTTCAGCACATCCGCGTATTGCCGGTTATCATCCGCGCAATTGGTACCGTGCTGTCTAAAATCAACGGCATGGGTAAACTGGAATCTTTCAACGCCGTGAGCTCGCTGATTCTGGGTCAGTCTGAGAACTTCATTGCGTACAAAGATGTTCTGGGCAAAATGTCTGAAAAACGTATGTACACCATGGCAGCAACGGCGATGTCTACCGTTTCTATGTCTATCGTTGGTGCATACATGACCATGCTGGATGCCAAGTTTGTGGTAGCCGCATTGGTGTTAAACATGTTCAGTACCTTTATCGTACTGTCCCTGATTAACCCTTATTCTGTGGAAGGTGAGGCTGACATCCAGCTGAAAAACACCCACGAAGGTCAGAGCTTCTTTGAAATGCTGGGCGAATATATCCTGGCTGGTTTCAAAGTTGCGATTATCGTTTCCGCAATGCTGATTGGTTTCATCGCGCTGATTGCTGCGTTGAACGGCCTGACCGAATGGGTCTTCGCGCTGTTCCACGTTGACGGCATGACTTTCCAGAGACTGCTGGGCTATGTCTTCTATCCATTTGCATGGGTAATGGGCGTACCAAGCCACGAAGCGCTGAACGTTGGCAGCATCATGGCAACCAAGTTAGTTTCTAACGAATTCGTTGCCATGATTGACCTGCAGAAAATTGCAACCGAACTGTCTCCTCGTTCACTGGGCATCCTGTCTGTGTTCTTGGTTTCCTTCGCTAACTTCTCTTCTATCGGTATTGTTGCAGGCGCTATCAAAGGTCTGAACGAACACCAAGGAAACGTCGTTGCTCGTTTCGGTCTGAAACTGGTTTACGGTTCTACACTGGTTAGTATTCTGTCTGCGTCGATTGCGGGTCTGTTCCTGTAA
- a CDS encoding Nramp family divalent metal transporter, with protein sequence MLDSRVAETTPPASRKIKFSLMGPAFIAAIGYIDPGNFATNIQAGASYGYKLLWVVVWANFMAMLIQLLSAKLGIATGKNLAEHIRDRFPRPAVWAYWVQAEIIAMATDLAEFIGAAIGFKLLLGCTLLEGAVLTGIATFLILTLQRRGQKPLELVIGGLLLFVAAAYIVELVFSQPSIAQLAHGMLVPDLPTHEAVFLAAGVLGATIMPHVIYLHSSLTQTSASLGTKAERYSSTKLDVAIAMTIAGFVNLAMMATAAAAFHFSGHSGIAELDQAYLTLKPLLGNAAATIFGLSLVAAGLSSTVVGTLAGQVVMQGFVRFYIPLWVRRVVTMLPSFIVIMAGLDATRILLLSQVLLSFGIALALVPLLRFTGDKELMGDMVNGRTVQALGKVIVVVVVGLNFYLLVSMLF encoded by the coding sequence ATGCTTGATTCACGTGTTGCAGAAACAACTCCTCCTGCGTCGCGAAAGATAAAATTTTCGCTGATGGGACCTGCCTTTATCGCCGCCATCGGCTATATCGATCCCGGTAACTTTGCGACCAATATTCAGGCCGGTGCGTCTTACGGCTATAAGCTGCTGTGGGTTGTTGTATGGGCCAACTTTATGGCCATGCTGATCCAACTTCTTTCCGCAAAACTTGGCATCGCGACCGGTAAAAACTTAGCGGAACATATTCGCGATCGCTTTCCTCGTCCGGCCGTTTGGGCTTATTGGGTGCAGGCTGAAATCATTGCCATGGCGACCGATTTGGCTGAGTTTATCGGGGCCGCGATTGGCTTCAAGTTATTGCTGGGCTGTACGTTGTTGGAAGGGGCGGTGTTAACCGGTATTGCCACTTTCCTGATCCTAACGCTACAACGCCGTGGACAGAAACCGCTTGAGCTGGTTATCGGTGGTTTGCTGCTTTTCGTTGCTGCGGCTTATATCGTGGAGCTGGTGTTCTCTCAGCCGAGCATTGCTCAACTTGCGCACGGGATGTTGGTTCCGGATTTACCCACTCACGAAGCGGTATTTTTGGCAGCCGGTGTGTTAGGCGCAACGATCATGCCGCATGTGATTTACCTGCATTCGTCTCTGACACAAACTTCTGCGTCGTTGGGAACCAAGGCCGAACGTTACTCTTCCACTAAACTCGACGTTGCCATTGCAATGACCATCGCCGGTTTTGTTAACCTTGCGATGATGGCAACCGCAGCGGCAGCGTTTCATTTTAGCGGCCACAGTGGAATTGCAGAGCTGGACCAAGCTTATTTAACGCTAAAACCGCTGCTGGGTAATGCTGCTGCCACTATTTTTGGTTTGAGCTTAGTCGCTGCCGGTTTGTCTTCTACCGTGGTGGGAACCTTGGCGGGTCAGGTGGTTATGCAGGGCTTTGTGCGTTTTTACATTCCGCTCTGGGTGCGCCGAGTGGTGACCATGCTGCCTTCTTTCATCGTGATTATGGCAGGGCTGGATGCGACCCGTATCCTATTGTTAAGTCAGGTGCTGCTGAGCTTTGGTATTGCTCTGGCACTGGTGCCGCTGCTGCGCTTCACCGGCGATAAAGAACTGATGGGCGACATGGTGAACGGACGTACCGTTCAGGCGCTGGGTAAAGTTATTGTGGTCGTGGTCGTCGGCCTCAACTTCTACCTGTTGGTGAGCATGTTGTTTTAA
- a CDS encoding DUF2502 domain-containing protein, protein MNPRIAAVIFAFCSLMPLGVAQATSADIDLLPGVSLHLGDRDQRGNYWDGYDWRDQNWWRNHQGRWVGDRSPRGYYWDGGRWRDHNWWQKNYYSRGGKYYRYDHKNKYKHHDRGNHYGHYKKHDRHDHDDRGHGHGHH, encoded by the coding sequence ATGAACCCGCGTATAGCTGCAGTTATTTTTGCTTTTTGTAGCCTGATGCCTCTGGGCGTTGCACAGGCCACGTCAGCTGATATCGATTTACTTCCCGGCGTGAGTTTGCATCTTGGCGATCGCGATCAGCGAGGGAATTACTGGGATGGCTATGACTGGCGCGATCAAAACTGGTGGCGCAATCATCAAGGCCGTTGGGTTGGTGACCGCAGTCCTCGCGGCTATTACTGGGATGGTGGCCGCTGGCGTGACCATAACTGGTGGCAGAAAAACTACTATTCACGCGGCGGGAAGTATTATCGCTATGACCATAAAAACAAATATAAGCATCATGACCGTGGCAACCATTATGGTCACTATAAAAAACATGACCGCCATGACCACGACGATCGTGGCCACGGGCATGGCCATCACTAA
- a CDS encoding sugar O-acetyltransferase: MIEGENYYSSDPELVADRLRAIDLCFQFNHTLPSQQQARKELLEALLPNVDKQAEITGPFFCDYGYNIKIGQRFYANTDLTILDIAPVTIGDDVMFAPHVQLYTAAHPTHPERRISGIEFGKPITIGNKVWIGGGVIVCPGVTIGDGSVIGAGSVVTKDIPPRVVAAGNPCRVLRSVDED; this comes from the coding sequence ATGATTGAGGGCGAAAACTACTACTCATCGGATCCTGAGTTAGTGGCCGATCGGCTACGCGCGATTGATTTATGTTTCCAGTTTAACCATACGCTACCGTCGCAGCAGCAGGCGCGCAAAGAGCTGCTGGAAGCGCTGTTGCCAAATGTGGATAAGCAGGCTGAGATCACCGGGCCGTTCTTTTGCGACTATGGTTACAACATTAAAATTGGGCAGCGTTTTTACGCCAATACGGATCTGACTATTTTGGATATCGCGCCTGTGACTATCGGCGATGACGTGATGTTCGCCCCTCATGTGCAGCTATATACCGCGGCACATCCTACCCATCCTGAACGACGAATTTCAGGCATTGAGTTTGGTAAGCCGATCACGATTGGCAACAAAGTGTGGATTGGCGGCGGGGTGATTGTGTGTCCGGGTGTCACCATCGGTGATGGTTCTGTAATTGGTGCTGGCAGCGTGGTAACGAAAGATATCCCGCCGCGTGTTGTTGCAGCGGGAAATCCATGTCGTGTATTGCGTTCGGTCGATGAAGATTAA
- the mgrA gene encoding L-glyceraldehyde 3-phosphate reductase translates to MSYLANPERYQSMEYRRCGNSGLQLPAISLGLWHNFGDTTLFDNSRNMLLRAFDLGITHFDLANNYGPPPGSAETNFGRVLQHDLLPYRDEMVISSKAGYTMWEGTYGDWGSKKYLVASLNQSLKRMGLDYVDVFYHHRPDPNTPLEETMGALDLIVRQGKALYVGLSNYPAETARQAIAILRDLGTPCLIHQPKYSMFERWVEGGLLDVLQEEGVGSIAFSPLAGGLLTDRYLHGIPEDSRAAHSQFLKPEAITEQKLGKIKQLNEMALARGQKLSQMALAWVLRGDRVTSVLIGASRISQIEDAVGMLENRHFSAEELSAIEKTLAS, encoded by the coding sequence ATGAGTTATCTGGCAAATCCCGAACGCTATCAATCGATGGAATACCGACGTTGCGGTAACAGCGGTTTACAGCTACCGGCTATCTCGCTGGGGTTGTGGCATAACTTTGGTGATACCACCCTTTTCGACAACAGCCGCAATATGCTGCTGCGCGCTTTCGATTTAGGCATCACTCATTTTGATCTCGCTAACAACTATGGCCCCCCTCCCGGCTCGGCAGAAACCAATTTTGGCCGTGTTCTACAACACGATCTCCTGCCGTATCGCGATGAAATGGTGATCTCAAGCAAAGCGGGATACACCATGTGGGAAGGGACTTACGGTGACTGGGGCAGCAAAAAATATTTAGTGGCTAGTCTTAACCAAAGCCTAAAACGCATGGGGCTCGACTATGTGGATGTTTTCTATCACCACCGCCCCGATCCTAATACGCCGCTCGAAGAAACTATGGGCGCTCTCGACCTCATCGTGCGTCAAGGTAAAGCCCTGTACGTTGGGCTATCTAACTATCCCGCAGAAACGGCTCGCCAAGCGATTGCGATCCTGCGAGATCTCGGGACACCTTGCTTGATCCATCAACCTAAATATTCAATGTTTGAACGCTGGGTTGAAGGTGGGTTGTTAGATGTCTTGCAAGAAGAAGGCGTCGGTTCCATTGCGTTTTCCCCACTAGCGGGAGGTCTGCTGACCGATCGTTATCTGCATGGAATACCTGAAGATTCACGCGCAGCACATAGCCAGTTCTTAAAACCAGAAGCCATTACTGAGCAGAAACTGGGTAAAATTAAGCAGCTTAATGAGATGGCGCTGGCGCGAGGGCAAAAACTGTCGCAAATGGCGCTGGCATGGGTGCTACGTGGCGATCGCGTGACATCGGTACTGATCGGTGCAAGCCGTATCAGCCAAATTGAAGATGCCGTGGGTATGCTAGAAAACCGACATTTTAGCGCCGAAGAGCTCAGCGCTATCGAAAAAACCCTGGCCAGTTAA